A region of Candidatus Methylomirabilota bacterium DNA encodes the following proteins:
- the sucC gene encoding ADP-forming succinate--CoA ligase subunit beta, which produces MKIHEYQGKAILREYGVPVPNGEVADTPAQAKAIAAKLGGKVVVKAQVHAGGRGKAGGVKLAEDAAGAEAAARQILGMMLKTPQTPPEGIKVLKVLVEEASPIATELYLSMTLDRGKGTHVVMASQAGGMEIEEVAATHPDKIIREWTDPALGLQPFQARNLAFGLGLSGDQFKAGVSLILNLFRAYVEKDCSLAEINPLVITRDGRVLALDAKLNFDDNALYRHKEIVALRDINEETPLDVEASKYGLNYIKLDGNVGCMVNGAGLAMATMDIIKLAGGEPANFLDVGGGASPEQIENAFRILSSDPSVKAVFINVFGGILRVDRLAEGIIAAVNKLGLKLPVV; this is translated from the coding sequence ATGAAGATCCACGAGTATCAAGGCAAGGCCATCCTGCGCGAGTACGGCGTGCCCGTGCCGAACGGCGAGGTTGCGGACACGCCGGCGCAGGCCAAGGCCATTGCCGCCAAGCTCGGGGGCAAGGTCGTCGTCAAGGCGCAGGTGCACGCGGGCGGGCGCGGCAAGGCCGGCGGAGTCAAGCTGGCGGAGGATGCCGCGGGCGCCGAGGCCGCCGCGAGACAGATCCTCGGCATGATGCTCAAGACCCCGCAGACCCCGCCCGAGGGCATCAAGGTACTCAAGGTGCTGGTGGAAGAGGCCTCCCCGATCGCGACCGAACTCTACCTCTCCATGACCCTCGACCGCGGGAAGGGCACGCACGTCGTCATGGCCTCGCAAGCCGGCGGCATGGAGATCGAGGAAGTCGCCGCCACCCACCCGGACAAGATCATTCGCGAGTGGACTGACCCCGCCCTGGGTCTCCAGCCGTTCCAGGCGCGCAACCTCGCCTTCGGCCTGGGGCTCTCTGGCGACCAGTTCAAGGCGGGGGTCTCGCTCATCCTCAACCTCTTCCGCGCCTATGTCGAGAAGGACTGCTCGCTGGCCGAGATCAACCCCCTCGTGATTACCAGGGACGGCCGCGTGCTCGCCCTCGACGCCAAGCTCAACTTCGACGACAACGCCCTCTACCGGCACAAGGAGATCGTGGCCCTCCGGGACATCAACGAGGAGACGCCGCTCGATGTCGAGGCCTCGAAGTACGGGCTCAACTACATCAAGCTCGACGGCAATGTCGGCTGCATGGTCAACGGGGCGGGGCTGGCCATGGCGACCATGGACATCATCAAGCTGGCGGGTGGCGAGCCCGCCAACTTCCTCGACGTGGGTGGCGGCGCCTCCCCCGAGCAGATCGAGAACGCCTTTCGCATTCTCTCGTCGGACCCGTCCGTCAAGGCCGTGTTCATCAACGTCTTCGGCGGCATCCTCCGGGTGGATCGGCTGGCCGAGGGCATCATCGCGGCGGTGAACAAGCTGGGCCTGAAGCTGCCCGTGGT
- the frdD gene encoding fumarate reductase subunit FrdD: MSPGKTIEPLWWSLFSVGGVVAAFLVPVHIFLHGLALPLGWVNVSHARMLALVSHPLVKVYLFVLIALPLYHWAHRFRFILEDLGLHGFRAPIAVLCYGSAIVGTVATLWVLIRI, encoded by the coding sequence ATGTCCCCCGGCAAGACGATCGAGCCGCTCTGGTGGAGTCTCTTCTCGGTAGGAGGGGTGGTGGCGGCGTTCCTGGTGCCCGTCCACATCTTCCTGCACGGCCTGGCCCTCCCGCTCGGGTGGGTGAACGTGAGCCACGCGCGGATGCTGGCGCTCGTCAGCCATCCGCTCGTCAAGGTCTATCTGTTCGTGCTCATCGCCCTGCCGCTCTATCACTGGGCCCACCGCTTCCGCTTCATCCTGGAGGACCTGGGGCTCCACGGGTTCCGGGCGCCCATCGCCGTCCTCTGCTACGGCAGCGCCATCGTGGGCACGGTGGCCACCCTGTGGGTGCTGATCCGGATATGA